A genomic segment from Candidatus Saganbacteria bacterium encodes:
- a CDS encoding type II toxin-antitoxin system VapC family toxin — MLIDTNIIIDHLRGEEKASALLSKIENGIIKGYISTIVEAEVLSGFHLNARKVEEINKLLSIFQRIEIDSEIAQIGAEFRRKYRCDLIDGLIAACAWKMGVELVTRNIRHFINIKEISLHHLD, encoded by the coding sequence ATGCTTATTGATACCAATATTATTATCGACCATCTTCGTGGAGAAGAAAAAGCTTCAGCACTTCTTTCAAAAATAGAAAATGGGATAATAAAAGGGTATATCTCTACGATAGTTGAAGCAGAGGTCTTGTCCGGTTTCCATCTAAATGCAAGAAAAGTCGAAGAAATTAATAAACTATTAAGCATATTTCAGAGAATTGAAATTGATTCTGAAATTGCTCAAATAGGAGCAGAGTTTAGGCGCAAATATAGATGCGATTTAATAGATGGCTTGATCGCCGCATGCGCTTGGAAAATGGGAGTAGAGTTGGTTACAAGAAATATCCGCCACTTTATTAACATAAAAGAAATTTCTCTGCATCATTTGGATTAG